One window from the genome of Paraneptunicella aestuarii encodes:
- the dnaE gene encoding DNA polymerase III subunit alpha produces MHNVEFVHLRVHSDFSMCDGLNKVKPILAKAKSLNMPAIAITDQMNMCGLVKYYGAAHGMGLKPIIGADFWVQDPALPDENLTRLTLLAQNNDGYKNITLLISKAYQRGNINERAVIDVDWLIEHNDGVIVLSGAKDGDLGVALRKGNMAQSATITQFYKTHFPDRYYVELHRTGRAGEEDYLHAAVEWAAENDLPVVATNEVCFNNQEDFEAHEIRVCIHDGYTLDDTRRPKLYSEQQYMRSPEEMAELFSDIPEAIANTVEIAKRCNVTVLLGEYFLPKCPTGDLTEEDFLVKKSQEGLEERLEFLFPNPEVRAKKRPEYDERLDIELKVINQMGFPGYFLIVMEFIQWSKDHGIPVGPGRGSGAGSLVAYALKITDLDPLEFDLLFERFLNPERVSMPDFDVDFCMDRRDEVIDHVADLYGRDAVSQIITFGTMAAKAVVRDVGRVLGHPYGFVDKISKLIPGDPGMTLAKAFEVEPRLPEVYEQDEEVRDLIDMARTLEGVVRNAGKHAGGVVIAPTKITDFSPLYCDDQGKNPVTQFDKNDVETAGLVKFDFLGLRTLTIIQWALDMILEGRGKEIDISAIPLDDKESFGMLQRAETTAVFQLESRGMKDLVKRLRPDNFEDIIALVALFRPGPLQSGMVDNFIDRKHGREAISYPDAQYQHECLQEILQPTYGIILYQEQVMQIAQVMAGYSLGGADLLRRAMGKKKPEEMAKQRAVFQEGSQNNNIDPELAMKIFDLVEKFAGYGFNKSHSAAYALVSYQTLWLKAHYPAEFMAAVMSADMDNTDKIVTLVDECQRMGLEVLPPDLNTGKYKFSVNDDGQIVYGIGAIKGVGEGPIEAIIHARETHGFFTDLFDFCGKVELKRVNKRVLEKLVLAGAMDNLGPHRAALMATLPDALAAAEQHRKAESCGQSDMFGLMTNEPEDVSATFVDVPEWPEKQWLDGEKETLGLYLTGHPINQYRDEIKHYCSGRLVDLKPTARDGNITAVGLVLSVRVLVNKKGRRWAIVTLDDKSARVDARFFPDDFEKYEEILQTDKVLVVSGSVSFDDFSGGHTITVREAMDNIKAREKYLKRIQLTLDDAWIEPGNIQKLQAIMQNYRNGACPVSIKYMHEDAEAVLNVGAMWYLVPEDQLLHELKQLLSPEQVSLKFH; encoded by the coding sequence ATGCATAATGTCGAGTTCGTGCATTTACGTGTTCACAGTGATTTTTCCATGTGCGATGGCCTGAATAAGGTCAAGCCGATACTGGCAAAAGCCAAATCATTGAACATGCCCGCCATTGCTATTACTGACCAGATGAATATGTGTGGTCTGGTGAAGTATTACGGTGCCGCACATGGCATGGGATTAAAGCCAATTATTGGCGCGGATTTTTGGGTGCAAGACCCGGCGTTGCCCGATGAAAACCTGACGCGCTTGACGTTATTGGCACAGAATAATGACGGTTACAAAAACATCACCTTGTTGATTTCAAAAGCTTATCAACGCGGCAACATCAATGAACGAGCCGTGATTGATGTTGATTGGCTTATTGAACATAACGACGGTGTTATTGTTCTCTCTGGAGCCAAAGACGGTGATTTGGGCGTCGCCTTACGTAAAGGCAATATGGCGCAATCGGCCACTATTACTCAGTTTTATAAAACTCATTTTCCTGATCGTTATTACGTTGAGTTGCACCGTACTGGTCGTGCGGGTGAAGAAGATTATCTTCATGCCGCAGTAGAGTGGGCTGCTGAAAATGATTTACCTGTGGTTGCGACCAATGAAGTGTGTTTTAACAACCAGGAAGATTTCGAAGCTCATGAAATTCGTGTCTGTATCCACGACGGCTATACCCTGGACGATACTCGACGTCCCAAGTTGTATTCAGAACAGCAATACATGCGCAGCCCGGAAGAAATGGCCGAGCTGTTCTCAGATATTCCTGAAGCCATTGCCAATACGGTTGAAATTGCCAAGCGCTGTAATGTAACGGTATTGCTAGGGGAATACTTCCTGCCTAAATGCCCAACCGGAGATCTGACCGAAGAAGACTTTCTGGTCAAGAAATCTCAGGAAGGTTTGGAAGAGCGATTGGAGTTCTTGTTCCCGAATCCGGAAGTGCGCGCCAAAAAACGACCTGAATATGATGAGCGTTTAGATATTGAGCTTAAAGTAATTAACCAGATGGGATTCCCCGGTTACTTCCTGATCGTTATGGAGTTTATTCAGTGGAGTAAGGATCACGGCATTCCGGTTGGCCCTGGGCGTGGTTCGGGTGCGGGTTCTTTAGTGGCGTATGCATTAAAAATTACTGATTTGGATCCGCTGGAATTCGATCTGCTATTCGAACGATTCTTGAACCCTGAGCGGGTTTCCATGCCCGACTTCGACGTCGATTTTTGTATGGATCGTCGCGATGAAGTTATCGATCACGTTGCCGATTTGTATGGGCGTGATGCGGTATCTCAGATCATTACTTTTGGAACCATGGCTGCCAAGGCGGTAGTGCGAGATGTTGGCCGGGTTTTGGGTCATCCCTATGGTTTCGTTGATAAGATTTCCAAACTGATCCCGGGTGATCCGGGTATGACTCTGGCAAAGGCATTTGAAGTTGAGCCGCGTTTACCCGAAGTGTATGAGCAGGACGAAGAAGTCCGTGACCTGATTGATATGGCACGCACACTCGAAGGTGTGGTACGTAACGCAGGTAAACACGCCGGGGGCGTGGTTATTGCGCCAACCAAGATCACTGACTTCTCGCCTTTGTATTGTGATGATCAGGGTAAAAACCCGGTGACACAATTCGATAAGAACGACGTTGAAACCGCCGGCTTGGTAAAGTTCGACTTCTTGGGATTACGCACATTGACCATTATCCAGTGGGCATTGGACATGATCCTGGAAGGGCGTGGTAAAGAGATCGATATTTCCGCCATTCCATTGGACGACAAAGAAAGCTTTGGCATGTTACAGCGTGCTGAAACAACCGCGGTATTCCAGTTGGAATCTCGCGGTATGAAAGATCTGGTTAAGCGTCTGCGTCCGGATAATTTTGAAGATATTATCGCTTTGGTGGCCTTGTTCCGACCGGGGCCATTGCAGTCGGGCATGGTAGATAACTTCATCGACCGTAAGCATGGTCGTGAGGCGATTTCCTATCCGGATGCCCAGTATCAGCACGAGTGCTTGCAAGAAATTTTGCAGCCCACTTACGGCATCATCCTGTATCAAGAGCAGGTTATGCAGATTGCCCAGGTCATGGCGGGTTACAGCCTCGGCGGCGCCGACTTGCTGCGCCGAGCCATGGGTAAGAAAAAGCCGGAAGAGATGGCAAAACAACGGGCTGTCTTTCAGGAAGGTTCGCAGAATAACAACATCGACCCCGAATTGGCGATGAAGATCTTCGACCTGGTAGAGAAGTTCGCGGGATACGGGTTTAACAAATCTCACTCTGCAGCTTATGCCCTGGTTTCCTATCAAACATTGTGGTTAAAGGCACATTATCCGGCTGAGTTTATGGCTGCGGTAATGTCTGCTGATATGGATAACACTGACAAAATCGTTACTTTGGTTGATGAATGCCAGCGTATGGGACTGGAAGTGTTACCGCCTGATTTGAATACCGGTAAATACAAGTTTTCGGTGAATGATGACGGCCAGATTGTTTATGGAATCGGTGCGATTAAAGGCGTCGGTGAAGGCCCCATTGAAGCCATTATCCATGCGCGTGAAACTCATGGTTTCTTCACTGATTTATTTGATTTCTGTGGCAAGGTCGAATTGAAGCGCGTAAACAAACGCGTGTTGGAAAAATTAGTGTTGGCGGGGGCTATGGATAACCTCGGGCCTCATCGTGCGGCACTGATGGCAACCTTGCCCGATGCGCTGGCTGCAGCAGAACAACACAGAAAAGCCGAATCCTGCGGGCAATCAGACATGTTTGGTTTGATGACCAATGAACCGGAAGATGTGTCTGCTACTTTCGTTGATGTACCTGAATGGCCGGAGAAACAATGGCTGGATGGTGAAAAGGAAACCTTGGGTCTGTATTTGACCGGGCATCCTATCAACCAATATCGCGATGAAATTAAGCATTATTGTTCTGGCCGTTTGGTGGATCTTAAACCCACAGCACGAGACGGTAACATTACTGCGGTAGGCTTGGTGTTGTCGGTTCGTGTGTTAGTGAATAAAAAAGGGCGGCGTTGGGCGATTGTGACATTGGATGATAAGAGTGCCCGGGTTGATGCGCGCTTTTTCCCGGATGATTTTGAAAAATACGAAGAGATTTTACAGACAGATAAAGTGCTGGTGGTCAGCGGCTCTGTCAGTTTTGATGATTTTTCTGGTGG
- the fabZ gene encoding 3-hydroxyacyl-ACP dehydratase FabZ translates to MSEVIESVEIEEILELLPHRYPMLLVDRVTEVKLGESIKAYKNITFNEPCFTGHFPGKPIFPGVLILEALAQAAGILGFKTAGNSDDLYLYAGIDKARFKRPVVPGDRLDFDVQFIKEKRGIWKFQGVASVDGNEACSAEFMCAMRKM, encoded by the coding sequence TTGTCAGAAGTCATTGAATCAGTGGAGATTGAAGAAATTCTGGAACTATTGCCACATCGCTATCCAATGCTATTGGTCGATAGAGTAACAGAAGTAAAGTTGGGTGAGTCGATAAAGGCGTATAAGAATATTACGTTTAATGAGCCTTGCTTTACTGGCCATTTTCCGGGTAAACCTATTTTCCCTGGCGTGCTTATTTTAGAAGCCTTAGCTCAGGCCGCGGGTATTTTAGGTTTCAAAACCGCTGGAAATAGCGACGATCTATATTTATATGCTGGTATTGATAAGGCTCGTTTCAAACGACCTGTGGTACCTGGTGATAGATTGGACTTCGACGTTCAGTTTATAAAAGAAAAACGTGGCATCTGGAAATTCCAGGGGGTTGCCAGTGTTGACGGTAATGAAGCATGTAGCGCTGAATTTATGTGCGCAATGAGGAAGATGTAA
- the lpxB gene encoding lipid-A-disaccharide synthase, with translation MSDKPMRIGIVVGEVSGDILGSGLLAELKKQYPNAVFEGIGGANMIKQGFNSLFDMEELSVMGLVEVLSRIRRLFQIRAQLTEYFTQNPPDVFIGIDAPDFNLGLETKLKKRGIKTVHYVSPTIWAWRENRVHKIKKAADLVLCLFPFEPEIYHKYQMKAEFIGHTMADQIPLQVDRNAARDELNIAHDEPVLALLPGSRGGEVAKLLDIFMQTAEKLSQSVPGLHVLVPVVNAQRKQQIDDYLVDKAFSFKLTLLDGQAREAMIASNAVLLASGTATLEAMLCKRPMVVAYKLAPMTHWMMGYLYKQNYFSLPNILAGREVVPELLQEDVNPDTLCQYLLPKMQSENVNLIDTFTQLHETLKRDADKQAAIAVQSLIAKGK, from the coding sequence ATGTCAGACAAACCTATGCGAATCGGAATAGTAGTCGGTGAAGTGTCGGGAGACATTCTCGGCTCAGGTTTGTTAGCAGAACTCAAAAAACAATATCCCAATGCTGTATTTGAAGGCATTGGTGGTGCCAATATGATCAAACAGGGCTTTAACTCCCTGTTTGATATGGAAGAATTATCGGTAATGGGATTGGTTGAAGTCCTGTCTCGCATTCGTCGTCTGTTTCAAATCCGTGCTCAACTAACCGAGTATTTTACGCAAAACCCGCCAGATGTTTTTATTGGTATTGACGCGCCCGATTTTAATTTGGGCTTGGAAACCAAGCTTAAAAAACGGGGCATTAAAACCGTTCACTATGTTAGCCCGACTATTTGGGCGTGGCGTGAGAATCGGGTACACAAAATCAAAAAAGCGGCTGATTTGGTGTTGTGCTTATTTCCTTTTGAACCTGAGATTTATCACAAGTACCAGATGAAAGCAGAATTCATCGGTCATACCATGGCAGATCAAATTCCATTGCAGGTGGATCGCAATGCTGCCCGCGATGAACTTAATATCGCGCATGATGAGCCTGTACTTGCGCTCTTGCCGGGAAGCCGTGGTGGGGAAGTTGCCAAATTGCTGGATATTTTCATGCAAACGGCAGAAAAGCTCAGCCAATCTGTGCCGGGGTTGCATGTGCTGGTTCCTGTGGTGAATGCACAGCGTAAGCAACAGATCGATGACTATCTTGTAGATAAAGCGTTCTCATTTAAATTAACTCTATTAGACGGGCAAGCCAGAGAAGCGATGATCGCATCTAATGCCGTGTTGCTTGCTTCTGGTACGGCAACGCTGGAAGCTATGTTATGCAAGCGCCCTATGGTGGTGGCTTATAAATTGGCTCCTATGACCCACTGGATGATGGGATATTTATACAAACAGAATTATTTCTCGTTACCGAACATTTTGGCGGGTAGGGAAGTGGTTCCCGAACTTCTGCAAGAAGACGTTAATCCCGATACCTTATGTCAGTATTTACTACCAAAAATGCAATCGGAAAACGTTAATCTAATAGACACTTTTACGCAATTGCACGAGACACTGAAACGAGATGCCGACAAGCAGGCTGCTATTGCCGTGCAATCACTTATTGCAAAAGGAAAATAA
- the lpxA gene encoding acyl-ACP--UDP-N-acetylglucosamine O-acyltransferase, producing the protein MIHETAIIHPDAKIGANVSIGAYSIVGEDVVIGDDCQIHSHVVIKGPTTIGKNNRIFQFASIGEDCQDKKFAGEKTKLEIGDNNIFRESVTVHRGTVQDNGITRIGSDNLFMAYAHVAHDCVIGDGCIFANACTLAGHVHVGDGAILGGLSGVHQFCHIGAYSFAGGGSIILKDLPPYVMLGKDGKPHGINSEGLKRRGKSSDTIMAVKRAYKAIYRSGNTLQEVIPELQKVGEEVPEVKLLADFLSNTSRGILR; encoded by the coding sequence GTGATCCATGAAACAGCCATTATTCATCCTGATGCCAAAATAGGCGCTAATGTCAGCATTGGTGCTTACTCTATTGTTGGTGAAGACGTGGTTATCGGTGACGATTGCCAGATCCATTCCCACGTTGTGATTAAAGGGCCAACGACCATTGGCAAAAACAATCGCATTTTCCAGTTTGCCTCCATTGGTGAAGATTGCCAGGACAAAAAGTTCGCTGGCGAAAAAACCAAACTGGAAATTGGAGACAACAATATTTTCCGTGAATCTGTGACGGTTCACCGTGGCACAGTGCAGGATAATGGCATCACTCGTATTGGCAGTGACAACCTGTTTATGGCCTACGCCCATGTCGCTCATGACTGTGTGATTGGCGACGGCTGTATTTTTGCTAATGCTTGTACTCTTGCGGGTCACGTACATGTTGGTGATGGTGCTATTTTGGGCGGATTGTCCGGCGTACATCAATTCTGTCACATTGGTGCTTATAGCTTCGCCGGTGGTGGCAGTATTATCCTCAAAGACCTGCCTCCTTATGTCATGTTGGGTAAAGATGGCAAGCCTCACGGTATTAATTCAGAAGGGTTAAAACGTCGTGGTAAAAGCAGTGATACCATCATGGCAGTGAAACGCGCCTATAAAGCGATTTATCGTAGTGGTAACACCTTGCAGGAAGTGATCCCTGAGTTGCAGAAGGTTGGTGAGGAAGTACCAGAAGTTAAGCTGTTGGCTGACTTCCTGAGCAATACGTCTCGCGGTATTTTACGCTAA
- the lpxD gene encoding UDP-3-O-(3-hydroxymyristoyl)glucosamine N-acyltransferase, whose translation MPTYTLADLAERVGARVEGDSTIEVSTIATLASATSGQISFLSNSKYRSQLSETKASAVIIKSGDLEHCPCAALVMDNPYAGFARISQLLDTTPKAADSIASSASISSSAQLGNNVSVGHNSVIEDGAVIGDNVEIGAGCFIGKNARIGQGTKLWANVTVYHESLIGEHCLFQSGAVIGSDGFGYANDAGNWLKIPQLGRVVIGNNTEIGANTCIDRGALDDTVVGNGVIIDNLCQIAHNVVIGDHTAIAGCTVIAGSSNIGKYCVIAGMVGINGHIEVADKVTFTGFAMVTKDIKEPGVYSSGIPVMKNNEWRRSMVALRNLDSLKSRIKALEESGNTSAGE comes from the coding sequence ATGCCAACATATACCTTGGCTGACCTCGCAGAGCGCGTAGGGGCCAGAGTTGAAGGTGACTCAACGATTGAGGTGAGCACCATTGCAACTCTGGCGAGCGCGACAAGTGGTCAGATTTCATTTTTATCCAATAGCAAATACCGTAGCCAGCTTTCCGAAACGAAGGCTTCCGCTGTTATCATTAAGAGCGGAGATCTGGAGCATTGTCCATGTGCTGCTTTGGTGATGGACAATCCTTATGCTGGATTTGCGCGTATAAGCCAATTGTTGGATACCACGCCTAAAGCTGCCGATTCCATTGCGTCATCAGCATCTATTTCATCGAGTGCTCAATTAGGAAACAATGTTTCCGTAGGACATAACTCAGTGATCGAAGATGGGGCTGTTATCGGTGACAATGTTGAAATTGGCGCTGGGTGTTTTATTGGAAAAAATGCTCGAATTGGCCAAGGGACGAAATTGTGGGCAAACGTGACGGTTTATCATGAATCATTGATTGGTGAACATTGTTTGTTTCAATCAGGCGCAGTAATTGGGTCTGATGGCTTTGGATATGCCAATGACGCGGGTAACTGGTTGAAGATCCCTCAACTGGGGCGAGTTGTCATAGGTAACAATACGGAAATTGGCGCAAATACATGTATTGATCGCGGTGCGCTGGATGATACTGTGGTTGGTAATGGGGTTATTATCGACAACTTATGTCAAATTGCACATAACGTTGTGATAGGTGATCACACAGCTATAGCTGGATGTACTGTTATTGCAGGTAGTTCGAATATCGGAAAATACTGTGTCATTGCTGGCATGGTTGGCATCAATGGACACATAGAAGTCGCTGACAAGGTAACCTTTACTGGATTTGCAATGGTTACCAAAGATATTAAAGAACCGGGAGTTTACTCTTCGGGAATTCCAGTCATGAAGAACAATGAATGGCGTAGAAGCATGGTCGCTTTGCGCAATCTGGATTCCCTTAAGTCCCGGATCAAGGCGCTCGAAGAATCCGGCAACACATCGGCAGGTGAATAA
- the rnhB gene encoding ribonuclease HII, which produces MLIAGVDEVGRGPLVGDVVTAAVILPENHGLEGLTDSKKLSEKKRDLLEPQIKEVAIAWAIGKATHEEIDQLNILQATMLAMTRAVQALSIQPDFVRVDGNRCPKWDYKSEAIVKGDGTVAEISAASILAKVYRDRQMVELHQKYPDFGFDKHKGYPTKFHMEMLQLHGVLPEHRRSYRPVQNALDMMAANGNQPEDLSHA; this is translated from the coding sequence ATGCTCATTGCTGGAGTTGACGAAGTTGGGCGAGGCCCATTGGTGGGTGACGTTGTCACTGCTGCGGTAATTTTACCCGAAAACCATGGTCTGGAAGGCTTAACCGATTCCAAAAAGCTGTCTGAAAAGAAGCGTGATTTGCTAGAGCCTCAAATTAAAGAAGTGGCTATTGCATGGGCAATTGGAAAAGCAACCCACGAAGAAATCGATCAACTTAATATCCTGCAAGCGACTATGTTGGCAATGACTCGCGCAGTACAAGCATTATCCATTCAACCTGATTTTGTTCGGGTTGATGGTAACCGTTGCCCTAAATGGGATTATAAAAGCGAAGCGATTGTTAAAGGCGACGGTACAGTTGCAGAAATCTCGGCAGCTTCTATTCTTGCCAAGGTTTATCGAGATCGACAAATGGTCGAATTGCATCAGAAATACCCGGATTTTGGGTTCGATAAACACAAAGGCTATCCAACTAAATTTCATATGGAAATGCTGCAATTGCATGGTGTACTGCCTGAACATCGACGCAGCTACAGGCCAGTTCAGAATGCGTTGGATATGATGGCTGCAAACGGTAATCAACCTGAGGACTTGTCCCATGCATAA